In a single window of the Thiohalophilus sp. genome:
- a CDS encoding succinylglutamate desuccinylase/aspartoacylase family protein: MDAEFISVNGNRIPRNSRVTLDLPVARLYTHSQVAMPVQVIRGKKPGPVLFVSAALHGDELNGVEIIRRLLRLPALKRLRGTLFAIPIVNVYGFIQQSRYLPDRRDLNRSFPGSERGSLAARVAYQFMHEIVEQSTHGIDLHTGAIHRTNLPQIRANIDDPQTADLAHVFGVPVILNADLRDNSLREAAAEKGIPMLLYEAGEALRFDEVSIRAGLKGITNVMRHLQMLPPSRSRRQREHKPLYARASSWVRAPAGGILRTMVPLGGSVEKDQLLGILADPFGEHEMEIHAPCDGIVIGRTNLPLANEGDALFHIARYRKLETVTARVEEFTEQHQPDTDPGSPPDAEPPIV; encoded by the coding sequence ATGGACGCCGAGTTCATCTCCGTCAATGGTAACCGAATCCCGCGTAACAGCCGGGTCACGCTCGATCTGCCGGTTGCCCGGCTCTATACCCACTCCCAGGTGGCCATGCCGGTCCAGGTCATTCGCGGCAAGAAACCCGGCCCGGTCCTGTTTGTCAGCGCCGCCCTGCACGGTGACGAACTCAACGGCGTGGAGATCATCCGCCGGCTGTTGCGGCTCCCGGCGCTGAAGCGCCTGCGCGGTACCCTGTTTGCCATCCCCATCGTCAATGTCTACGGCTTTATCCAGCAATCGCGCTACCTGCCCGACCGGCGCGATCTGAATCGCAGTTTTCCCGGCTCGGAGCGCGGCTCCCTGGCCGCGCGGGTGGCCTACCAGTTCATGCACGAGATCGTCGAGCAAAGCACCCATGGCATTGATCTGCACACCGGCGCCATCCACCGTACCAACCTGCCGCAGATCCGCGCCAACATCGATGATCCGCAGACCGCCGATCTGGCCCACGTCTTTGGCGTGCCGGTCATCCTCAATGCCGATCTGCGCGACAACTCCCTGCGCGAGGCCGCGGCGGAAAAGGGCATCCCCATGCTGCTCTATGAAGCCGGGGAGGCGCTGCGCTTTGACGAGGTAAGTATCCGCGCCGGGCTCAAGGGCATCACCAATGTCATGCGCCATTTGCAGATGCTGCCGCCCTCCCGCAGCCGGCGTCAGCGCGAGCACAAGCCCCTGTACGCCCGGGCCAGCAGCTGGGTACGGGCCCCGGCCGGGGGCATTTTGCGCACCATGGTGCCGCTGGGCGGCAGTGTGGAAAAGGACCAGTTGCTCGGGATCCTGGCCGATCCCTTTGGTGAGCATGAAATGGAAATCCACGCCCCCTGTGACGGCATCGTGATCGGCCGCACCAACCTGCCGCTGGCCAACGAGGGCGACGCCCTGTTCCATATCGCCCGCTATCGCAAACTGGAGACCGTCACTGCCCGGGTCGAGGAGTTCACCGAACAGCACCAGCCCGACACCGATCCCGGCAGCCCCCCCGATGCCGAGCCGCCCATTGTATAA
- a CDS encoding phosphate/phosphite/phosphonate ABC transporter substrate-binding protein — protein sequence MHPVIVIPRRIAVTIVLVLYLLAPISQADSYTLAITPTMPKEQTEEYYRPLAEYLGTRTGHVFQIEAHHNYVAYWEAMRRENTADLVLDAPHFTGYRVAKANYQVLAKIRDTLSFSLVTNEDLLLFEPAELIGKKVVTPASPSLSGVELARMFPHQMRQPTMVSTQNFNQALERLKSGRASAALIPTPLVSGDTTVNTVTTTEPVPHHAVSASPDLPSEVRQQIRQALLTAHESEAGQAMLEKVNISGFEPADNDLYRPYAALLEGVWGY from the coding sequence ATGCACCCCGTCATCGTTATCCCGCGGCGCATCGCTGTCACTATTGTGTTGGTCCTGTACCTGCTCGCGCCGATCAGCCAGGCCGACAGCTATACCCTGGCCATTACGCCCACGATGCCCAAGGAACAGACCGAGGAATATTACCGGCCGCTGGCCGAGTACCTGGGCACCCGCACCGGCCACGTGTTCCAAATCGAGGCCCACCATAATTATGTCGCTTACTGGGAGGCCATGCGCCGGGAGAATACCGCGGATCTGGTACTGGACGCCCCCCATTTTACCGGCTATCGGGTCGCCAAGGCCAACTACCAGGTGCTGGCCAAAATCCGCGATACCCTCAGTTTCAGTCTGGTCACAAATGAGGATCTGCTGCTGTTCGAGCCCGCCGAACTGATCGGCAAAAAAGTGGTGACTCCGGCCTCCCCCAGTCTGAGCGGCGTCGAGCTGGCGCGGATGTTCCCGCATCAGATGCGCCAGCCGACCATGGTCAGCACCCAGAATTTCAACCAGGCGCTGGAACGCCTCAAATCCGGCCGGGCCAGCGCGGCGCTGATCCCCACCCCGCTGGTCAGTGGGGATACGACCGTCAACACGGTGACCACCACCGAACCGGTCCCGCACCATGCGGTTTCCGCCTCGCCCGATCTACCATCCGAAGTACGCCAGCAAATCCGGCAGGCCCTGCTAACCGCCCATGAGAGCGAGGCCGGTCAGGCCATGCTGGAAAAAGTGAATATCAGCGGTTTCGAGCCGGCCGATAACGATCTCTACCGGCCCTACGCCGCCCTGCTCGAAGGCGTCTGGGGTTACTAG
- a CDS encoding SAM-dependent methyltransferase, protein MSKSYSDVVETARDYYNSEDADNFYFHVWGGEDIHIGLYQSEDEPIRDASRRTVEYMASKIQLTLDADKKVLDMGAGYGGVARYLARTYGCQVVALNLSERENERDRKMNQEQGLDHLIEVWDGSFESVAADDASFDVVWSQDSILHSSERAKVVAEAARVLKPGGELIMTDPMQVDDCPEGVLQPVYDRIHLPSLGSIEFYREAAKQNGLEEIEVEEMTENLVKHYGRVRRELEQNRDSITDKVSDAYIDRMITGLGHWVDAGSKGYLRWGILHFRKA, encoded by the coding sequence ATGAGCAAGAGCTATTCCGATGTCGTAGAAACGGCCCGCGATTATTACAACAGCGAGGATGCCGATAATTTCTATTTCCACGTCTGGGGTGGCGAGGACATTCACATCGGCCTGTATCAGTCCGAGGATGAGCCGATTCGTGATGCCAGCCGGCGCACCGTCGAGTACATGGCTTCCAAGATCCAACTCACGCTCGACGCCGACAAAAAGGTGCTCGACATGGGGGCCGGCTACGGCGGCGTGGCCCGCTACCTGGCCAGGACCTATGGTTGCCAGGTGGTCGCCCTGAATCTGAGCGAGCGGGAAAACGAGCGCGATCGCAAGATGAACCAGGAACAGGGTCTGGACCACCTGATCGAGGTGTGGGACGGCAGCTTTGAATCGGTTGCTGCCGACGATGCCAGCTTCGACGTGGTCTGGTCACAGGATTCCATCCTGCACAGCAGCGAGCGGGCCAAAGTGGTCGCCGAAGCCGCGCGGGTGCTCAAGCCCGGTGGCGAGCTGATCATGACCGATCCGATGCAGGTCGACGACTGTCCGGAGGGCGTGTTGCAGCCGGTCTACGACCGGATTCACCTGCCCTCACTGGGGTCCATCGAGTTTTATCGCGAAGCGGCCAAACAGAACGGTCTGGAAGAGATCGAAGTGGAGGAGATGACCGAAAACCTGGTCAAGCACTACGGCCGGGTTCGTCGCGAGCTGGAGCAGAATCGTGACAGCATCACCGACAAGGTCTCCGATGCCTATATCGATCGCATGATCACCGGCCTGGGCCACTGGGTCGACGCCGGCAGCAAGGGCTATCTGCGCTGGGGCATCCTGCACTTTCGCAAGGCGTAA
- the ahcY gene encoding adenosylhomocysteinase, which yields MNAVPKDFTDYKVADISLADYGRKEMDIAETEMPGLMALREKYGKDKPLKGARITGSLHMTIQTAVLIETLVELGAEVRWASCNIFSTQDHAAAAIAAQGIPVYAWKGETLEEYWWCTEQVLTWPNGELPNMILDDGGDATLLVHKGVEFEKAGAVPDPAKEENEEFRAVLGVLQRNFEKNKGMWTRMAESVKGVTEETTTGVHRLYQMFNKGELLFPAMNVNDSVTKSKFDNLYGCRESLVDSIKRATDVMIAGKVAVVCGYGDVGKGSAQSLRGLGANVWITEIDPICALQAAMEGYRVVTLDEAVGQADIFVTTTGNKDIITHDHMAAMKDQAIVCNIGHFDNEIQVESLRKYEWINIKPQVDQIIFPDGKRITLLAEGRLVNLGCGTGHPSFVMSNSFTNQVVAQIEMFTKPENYPLGVYVLPKKLDEEVAALHIGKIGAKLTKLSQEQADYIGVPVEGPYKSEHYRY from the coding sequence ATGAACGCTGTTCCTAAAGACTTTACAGATTACAAAGTCGCGGACATCAGCCTTGCCGATTACGGTCGCAAGGAAATGGATATCGCCGAAACCGAAATGCCCGGCCTGATGGCCCTGCGCGAAAAATACGGCAAAGACAAGCCGCTCAAGGGTGCCCGCATCACCGGCTCCCTGCACATGACCATCCAGACCGCCGTGCTGATCGAAACCCTGGTTGAACTGGGTGCCGAAGTACGCTGGGCGTCCTGTAATATCTTCTCTACCCAGGACCATGCCGCTGCCGCTATCGCCGCACAGGGCATTCCGGTTTACGCCTGGAAGGGTGAAACCCTGGAAGAATACTGGTGGTGCACCGAGCAGGTACTGACCTGGCCCAACGGCGAACTGCCGAACATGATCCTGGACGACGGTGGCGATGCCACGCTGCTGGTTCACAAGGGTGTGGAATTTGAAAAGGCCGGTGCTGTGCCGGATCCCGCCAAGGAAGAAAACGAAGAATTCCGTGCCGTACTGGGTGTACTGCAACGCAACTTCGAAAAGAACAAGGGTATGTGGACCAGGATGGCCGAGTCCGTCAAGGGTGTTACCGAGGAAACCACGACCGGTGTGCATCGCCTGTACCAGATGTTCAACAAGGGCGAACTGCTGTTCCCGGCCATGAACGTCAATGATTCTGTCACCAAATCCAAGTTCGATAACCTGTACGGCTGCCGTGAGTCGCTGGTGGATTCCATCAAGCGTGCCACCGACGTCATGATCGCCGGTAAAGTTGCCGTGGTCTGTGGTTACGGTGACGTCGGCAAGGGTTCCGCCCAGTCCCTGCGCGGTCTCGGTGCCAACGTCTGGATTACCGAAATCGATCCGATTTGCGCCCTGCAGGCCGCGATGGAAGGTTACCGTGTTGTCACGCTGGACGAAGCGGTAGGTCAGGCGGATATCTTTGTCACCACTACCGGTAACAAGGACATCATCACCCACGACCACATGGCGGCCATGAAAGACCAGGCTATCGTCTGCAACATCGGTCACTTCGACAACGAAATCCAGGTCGAAAGCCTGCGTAAGTACGAGTGGATCAACATCAAGCCGCAGGTCGATCAGATCATCTTCCCCGACGGCAAGCGCATTACCCTGCTGGCCGAAGGCCGTCTGGTGAACCTGGGTTGCGGTACCGGCCATCCGAGTTTCGTGATGTCCAACTCCTTCACCAACCAGGTCGTTGCCCAGATCGAAATGTTCACCAAGCCGGAAAACTATCCGCTCGGCGTGTATGTACTGCCGAAGAAACTGGACGAAGAAGTTGCCGCCCTGCACATTGGCAAGATTGGCGCCAAGCTGACCAAGTTGAGTCAGGAACAGGCCGACTACATCGGTGTCCCGGTTGAAGGTCCGTACAAGTCTGAACATTATCGTTACTAA
- a CDS encoding adenosylmethionine--8-amino-7-oxononanoate transaminase, with the protein MNNRELMQRDLSVLWHPCTQMKDHEWLPVTPIKRGEGVWLEDFDGNRYIDAISSWWVNLFGHCNPRINDRIKQQLDTLEHVILAGFSHEPVIELSERLIQITPPGLAHCFYADNGSSAIEVALKMSYHYWRNIGKPEKTKFITLGNSYHGETLGALAAGDVPLYKETYKPLLMEVITAPSPDCFYREPGESCRDYSARQFEHMRALLEEHGDEVCAVFIEPLVQCAGTMRMHDPVYLKLLREACDEYGVHLIADEIAVGFGRTGTLFACEQADITPDFMCLSKGLTGGYLPVSVTLTHERIYQAFYDEYDKLIAFLHSHSYNGNPLGCAAALATLDIFEQDEVIEQNKQLARTMQQATEHLKDHPHVGEVRQTGMILAVEMVKDKAANEPYPWQERRGLTIYQHALKNEALLRPLGNVSYLMPPYVITPEQIEHLARVMTEGIDLATRD; encoded by the coding sequence ATGAATAATAGGGAATTAATGCAACGGGATCTGTCGGTGTTGTGGCATCCCTGCACGCAGATGAAAGATCACGAATGGCTGCCGGTGACGCCCATCAAACGCGGCGAGGGCGTCTGGCTGGAGGACTTCGATGGTAACCGTTATATCGATGCGATCAGCTCCTGGTGGGTCAACCTGTTCGGCCATTGCAACCCGCGGATCAACGATCGCATCAAGCAGCAACTGGACACTCTGGAACATGTCATCCTGGCCGGCTTCTCGCACGAGCCGGTAATTGAACTATCGGAGCGGCTGATCCAAATTACCCCGCCCGGTCTGGCGCACTGTTTCTATGCCGACAACGGCTCCTCGGCCATCGAAGTGGCGCTGAAGATGAGCTATCACTACTGGCGCAATATCGGCAAACCCGAGAAGACCAAGTTTATTACTCTGGGTAACAGCTATCACGGCGAAACCCTGGGCGCGCTGGCCGCGGGCGATGTCCCCCTGTACAAGGAGACCTACAAACCGCTGTTGATGGAAGTCATCACCGCGCCCTCACCGGACTGTTTTTACCGCGAACCGGGGGAAAGCTGCCGGGATTACAGCGCGCGCCAGTTTGAACACATGCGCGCCCTGCTTGAAGAACACGGCGATGAAGTCTGCGCAGTCTTCATCGAGCCCCTGGTGCAATGCGCGGGCACCATGCGCATGCATGATCCGGTCTATCTCAAACTGCTGCGCGAGGCCTGTGATGAATACGGCGTGCACCTGATCGCCGATGAAATTGCCGTGGGCTTTGGCCGCACCGGCACCCTGTTTGCCTGTGAACAGGCTGACATCACTCCCGATTTCATGTGTCTGTCCAAGGGGCTGACCGGCGGCTATCTTCCGGTCTCGGTGACCCTGACCCATGAACGAATCTATCAGGCCTTTTATGACGAGTACGACAAACTCATCGCCTTCCTGCACTCGCACAGCTACAACGGCAATCCGCTGGGTTGTGCCGCGGCACTGGCGACCCTGGATATCTTCGAGCAGGATGAGGTGATCGAACAGAACAAACAGCTCGCCCGAACCATGCAGCAGGCGACCGAGCACCTGAAGGATCATCCCCATGTGGGAGAGGTACGTCAGACCGGCATGATCCTGGCTGTGGAGATGGTCAAGGACAAGGCGGCGAACGAACCCTATCCCTGGCAGGAACGCCGCGGCCTGACCATCTATCAACACGCCCTGAAAAACGAGGCCCTGCTGCGCCCACTGGGTAACGTCTCCTACCTGATGCCGCCCTATGTCATTACCCCGGAACAAATCGAGCACCTGGCCCGAGTGATGACCGAAGGCATCGATCTGGCCACCCGCGACTGA
- the metK gene encoding methionine adenosyltransferase: MAEKYIFTSESVSEGHPDKVADQISDSILDALLEQDPKSRVACETMINTGMVILAGEITSTAQIDMPTIVRERLKEIGYNSSDMGFDWETCAVMVALDKQSPDIAMGVDEGDDKEQGAGDQGLMFGYAADETDVLMPAPITYAHRLVRRQAEVRKNGTLPWLRPDAKSQVSFRYDKGEPVGVDAVVLSTQHNPEIDLKTLQDAVMDEIIKPVLPEGWITKDTKFHINPTGRFVIGGPVGDCGLTGRKIIVDTYGGMGRHGGGAFSGKDPSKVDRSAAYASRYVAKNIVAAGLAKRCEIQVSYAIGVAEPTSISVDTFGTGKVSEERIEELVREHFDLRAGGLVKMLDLLRPMYAPTAAHGHFGREDLDLPWEKTDKAEELKKAAGI; this comes from the coding sequence ATGGCTGAGAAATATATCTTTACATCTGAATCCGTATCCGAGGGTCATCCGGACAAGGTCGCTGACCAGATTTCCGATTCCATTCTCGACGCGCTGCTGGAGCAGGATCCCAAATCCCGTGTCGCCTGTGAAACCATGATCAATACCGGCATGGTTATCCTGGCAGGGGAAATCACCAGCACCGCGCAAATCGATATGCCGACTATCGTGCGCGAACGCCTCAAGGAAATCGGTTACAACAGCTCTGACATGGGCTTTGACTGGGAAACCTGCGCCGTCATGGTCGCGCTGGACAAGCAGTCTCCGGATATCGCCATGGGCGTGGATGAAGGCGACGACAAGGAACAGGGCGCCGGCGACCAGGGCCTGATGTTCGGTTATGCCGCCGATGAAACCGACGTTTTGATGCCCGCGCCGATCACCTATGCGCATCGTCTGGTGCGTCGTCAGGCCGAAGTCCGTAAAAACGGCACCCTGCCGTGGTTGCGCCCGGATGCCAAGAGCCAGGTCAGCTTCCGTTATGACAAGGGCGAGCCGGTGGGTGTCGACGCCGTCGTACTGTCCACCCAGCACAATCCGGAAATCGATCTGAAGACCCTGCAGGATGCCGTGATGGACGAAATCATCAAGCCGGTACTGCCTGAAGGCTGGATCACCAAGGACACCAAGTTCCATATCAACCCGACCGGCCGTTTTGTTATCGGTGGTCCGGTAGGTGACTGTGGTCTGACCGGCCGCAAGATCATCGTGGATACCTACGGTGGTATGGGTCGTCACGGTGGCGGCGCTTTCTCCGGCAAGGATCCGTCCAAGGTAGACCGTTCCGCCGCCTACGCCAGTCGTTACGTGGCCAAGAACATTGTTGCCGCCGGCCTGGCCAAGCGCTGTGAAATCCAGGTTTCCTATGCCATCGGCGTGGCCGAACCGACCTCTATCTCGGTTGACACCTTCGGTACCGGCAAGGTCTCCGAGGAGCGCATCGAGGAACTGGTACGCGAACACTTCGATCTGCGTGCCGGTGGCCTGGTGAAGATGCTGGACCTGCTACGCCCGATGTACGCCCCCACGGCAGCCCATGGTCACTTCGGTCGCGAAGACCTGGATTTGCCCTGGGAGAAGACCGACAAGGCCGAAGAGCTGAAAAAAGCAGCCGGTATTTGA
- a CDS encoding ATP-dependent zinc protease yields MSTDKQQIIGWREWVRLPKLGIEHIKAKIDTGARSSALHTFDLEAYQEQGVNMIRFKIHPVQHNSKQIVECHCPILDQRTVTDSGGHKEERFVISTEACLGDLCWEIEMTLTNRDSMRFRMLLGRTALAGRFVVDPQASYLTGHRPAR; encoded by the coding sequence ATGTCCACAGACAAGCAGCAAATAATCGGCTGGCGCGAGTGGGTTCGCTTACCCAAACTGGGCATTGAGCATATCAAGGCCAAGATCGATACCGGGGCCCGCAGCTCGGCCCTGCATACCTTTGATCTGGAAGCGTATCAGGAACAGGGTGTCAACATGATCCGTTTCAAGATCCATCCTGTACAACATAACTCGAAACAGATCGTCGAGTGCCATTGCCCGATACTGGATCAGCGCACGGTTACCGACTCCGGCGGGCACAAGGAAGAACGCTTCGTGATCAGCACCGAAGCCTGCCTGGGCGACCTGTGCTGGGAGATCGAGATGACCCTGACCAATCGGGACAGCATGCGCTTTCGCATGTTGCTCGGGCGCACTGCCCTGGCCGGGCGGTTTGTGGTCGACCCGCAAGCCTCTTACCTGACCGGACATAGGCCCGCTCGCTAA
- the rimK gene encoding 30S ribosomal protein S6--L-glutamate ligase — protein sequence MKIAILSRNAKLYSSRRLAEAAKARGHEVSVVNPLKCYMDITSMRPGIYYRGEQLEGFDAVIPRIGASITFYGTAVLRQLEMMGVYPVNESVAIGRSRDKLRSLQLLARKGIGLPVTGFAHDVDDTGDLIQLVGGAPLVVKLLEGTQGKGVVLAETKKAAESVIDAFRELNANFLVQEFIKEAGGSDIRALVIGDKVVAAMMRTAKEGEFRSNLHRGGSAKVIKLTPEERSTAVRAAKTMGLNVAGVDILRSNHGPVIMEVNSSPGLEGIELATSKDVAGQIIDFIDKSAKPHKTKTRGKG from the coding sequence ATGAAAATTGCGATCTTGTCGCGGAACGCAAAACTCTATTCCAGCCGTCGTCTGGCTGAAGCCGCCAAGGCGCGCGGTCATGAAGTCAGTGTGGTCAATCCGCTCAAATGCTATATGGATATCACCAGCATGCGGCCCGGCATCTATTACCGGGGCGAACAGCTGGAAGGTTTTGATGCGGTGATCCCGCGCATCGGCGCCTCGATCACTTTTTACGGCACCGCCGTACTGCGCCAGCTTGAAATGATGGGCGTCTATCCCGTGAATGAGTCGGTCGCCATCGGCCGCTCGCGGGACAAACTGCGCTCCCTGCAACTGCTGGCGCGCAAGGGGATCGGACTCCCGGTGACCGGGTTTGCCCATGATGTCGACGACACCGGCGATCTTATTCAACTGGTTGGCGGCGCGCCACTGGTGGTCAAACTGCTGGAAGGCACCCAGGGCAAGGGCGTGGTACTGGCCGAGACCAAAAAGGCGGCGGAAAGCGTCATCGATGCCTTTCGTGAATTGAACGCCAACTTTCTGGTCCAGGAGTTCATCAAGGAGGCCGGCGGCTCGGACATCCGCGCCCTGGTCATCGGCGACAAGGTCGTGGCCGCGATGATGCGCACCGCCAAGGAAGGCGAGTTTCGTTCCAACCTGCACCGCGGCGGTTCGGCCAAGGTCATCAAGCTGACGCCGGAAGAGCGTTCCACGGCAGTGCGCGCCGCCAAGACTATGGGCCTGAATGTCGCCGGGGTGGACATCCTGCGCTCCAACCACGGACCGGTCATCATGGAGGTCAACTCCTCGCCGGGGCTGGAGGGGATCGAGCTGGCCACCAGCAAGGATGTGGCCGGCCAGATCATCGACTTCATAGACAAGTCCGCCAAACCCCACAAAACCAAGACGCGGGGCAAGGGTTGA
- a CDS encoding class I SAM-dependent methyltransferase, translated as MTQEKKTQDFGKNPLDVRDTDHYKDEYVSGFVDKWDELIDWDGRANSEGDFFIRLLQEHGAKKVLDVAAGTGFHSVRLLESGFEVTSGDGSPEMLAKAFENGRKRGHILRTVHADWRYLNKSVHDLYDAVICLGNSFTHLHSDNDRRKTLAEFYATLRHDGILILDQRNYDALLDHQVQPTHNYYYCGDNVKASPEHIDESLARFRYEFPDNSTFHLNMFPLRKEYVRKLMRDVGFQKVTTYGDFKETYREAEPDFFIHVAEKRYIEGENE; from the coding sequence GTGACCCAAGAAAAGAAAACGCAAGATTTTGGTAAGAATCCTTTAGATGTCCGTGATACGGATCACTACAAAGACGAATATGTCTCCGGCTTCGTAGACAAGTGGGACGAGCTGATCGACTGGGACGGCCGCGCCAACAGCGAGGGCGACTTTTTTATTCGCCTGCTGCAGGAACACGGTGCCAAGAAGGTGCTGGACGTGGCAGCCGGGACCGGCTTTCATTCCGTGCGCCTGCTGGAGAGCGGCTTTGAAGTCACCAGCGGTGACGGCAGCCCCGAAATGCTGGCCAAGGCGTTTGAAAACGGCCGCAAACGCGGACACATCCTGCGTACCGTGCATGCCGACTGGCGCTATCTGAACAAGTCAGTACATGACCTGTACGACGCTGTCATTTGCCTGGGTAACTCCTTCACCCACCTGCATAGCGACAACGATCGGCGCAAGACCCTGGCCGAGTTTTACGCCACCTTGCGCCATGACGGTATTCTGATTCTGGACCAGCGTAACTATGACGCGCTGCTGGATCATCAGGTACAGCCGACGCATAACTACTACTATTGTGGTGATAATGTGAAGGCGAGTCCGGAGCATATCGACGAGTCTCTGGCCCGTTTCCGCTACGAGTTCCCGGACAATTCCACTTTCCATCTGAATATGTTCCCGCTGCGCAAGGAGTATGTGCGCAAGTTGATGCGTGACGTTGGCTTCCAGAAAGTGACCACCTACGGTGACTTCAAGGAAACCTACCGTGAAGCCGAGCCGGACTTCTTCATTCACGTAGCCGAAAAACGCTATATCGAAGGGGAGAACGAATGA
- the metF gene encoding methylenetetrahydrofolate reductase [NAD(P)H], whose product MESQKKHTPVYSVEFFPPKSEEGAEKLRKVRKNLNKGMQPRYYSVTFGAGGSTQQGTFDTVVEIQKSGDDAAPHLSCIGATKDTLRDLLDRYKENGIKRIVALRGDMPSGMRGPGELRYANELVEFIRVETGDYFELEVAAYPEIHPQAPSASDDLKNFKRKVEAGANTAITQYFFNPDAYFRFIDECEQMNIDLPIIPGIMPITNYKQLSRFSDMCGADIPRWIRKRLDDFGDDKESIKQFSEEVITDLCHTLLEAGAPGLHFYCMNQSAPTLAIWKNLGIQS is encoded by the coding sequence ATGGAATCACAAAAGAAACATACCCCCGTTTATAGCGTGGAGTTTTTCCCGCCCAAATCGGAAGAAGGGGCGGAGAAACTGCGCAAGGTCCGCAAAAACCTGAACAAAGGCATGCAGCCGCGGTATTACTCGGTGACTTTCGGTGCCGGCGGCAGTACCCAGCAGGGGACGTTTGACACCGTCGTTGAAATCCAGAAATCCGGTGATGACGCTGCACCGCATCTGTCCTGTATTGGTGCGACCAAGGACACGCTGCGCGATCTGCTCGACCGCTACAAGGAAAACGGCATCAAGCGTATCGTGGCCCTGCGCGGTGATATGCCCTCGGGCATGCGTGGCCCTGGCGAACTCCGTTATGCCAATGAACTGGTCGAGTTCATTCGCGTCGAGACCGGCGATTACTTCGAGCTTGAAGTAGCGGCCTATCCGGAGATCCATCCCCAGGCACCGTCTGCCTCGGACGATCTGAAAAACTTTAAACGCAAGGTGGAAGCCGGTGCCAACACCGCGATCACCCAGTACTTCTTTAACCCGGATGCGTATTTCCGGTTTATCGATGAGTGCGAGCAGATGAATATCGATCTTCCGATCATCCCCGGTATCATGCCAATCACCAACTACAAGCAATTATCGCGTTTCTCGGATATGTGTGGCGCCGATATCCCGCGCTGGATCCGCAAGCGTCTCGACGATTTCGGCGACGACAAGGAATCGATCAAACAGTTTAGCGAAGAAGTCATTACCGATCTCTGCCACACCCTGCTCGAGGCCGGTGCGCCCGGACTGCACTTCTATTGTATGAACCAGTCCGCTCCGACCCTGGCGATCTGGAAAAATCTTGGCATCCAGTCCTGA